A window of Thiovulum sp. ES genomic DNA:
TTGCAGGATCAACTCCATTTTCAACAAGCTCTTTAACCACTGAAATTGCTCTTGCTGCTGATAAATTCCAATTGTCTGAATAAGGTGAAGCTTTTACAGGAATATTGTCTGTATAACCCCGAACAGAAACTTCTACATCTTTTGGAAACTCTGTGATAATTTGCGAAACTCTCTTCAAGAAAAGAAATGAATCATCACCAACAATTTCAGCACTCCCATTTTTAAAAAGTAGTGAAGATGGTAGCGAAATCATAAACCCATCTTCAGCATCTTCAACAGTAATTGCTGGACCACCACCATTGTCAATAAATTCGTTTGCCTCAATAACAGTTGCTGAAATCCTATTTACAGCATCAGATGTCTCATCTTGATTCTCTAGCGGAACAGCAAATTGTTGTCGTAAGTGTGAAACTTCTGTTTGTATTCCACCTTCTAAAACCGACATCGCTCCGTTTAGAGAACCAATAGCTTCCGCAATTTTATTTCTATCCATTGTGGACATAGACAGCAAGAGAACGAAGAATGTCAGCAGGAGACTCATCAAATCCCCAAAAGCTGCTAACCAGCCTGGAAGACACTTCGGACAATTACACTCTTGTTTCTTTTTTCCCATAAAAACAACTCCATTTCAATATTCCGCAATTATATTAAAAGTTGTTTGCAAAAGATTTTCTTAAGATGAATTTCGACGACGGTATGAGAAAGCCTCTAAAATATGGGATTTTTCAATATCTTTAGCGGAATCTAAGTCAGCAATTGTTCGAGCTACTTTTTTAACTTTATTCATTCCTCTCAAGCTTAAACCAAATCTTTCTGAACCTCGTTTTAAAACTTCTAAACCTCGTTCAGAAATTCGCGAAAACTGTTCTAAATCTCTCTCATCAAGACGACCATTTAATTTAGTTTGTCCTCGCTCAATCTGTTTATAAAAAGCTTCAAGCATTTTTCCAAAAATCTCATTTGAAGTAATTCCGCCTTTGTCTTCAGGGGAGACCTCATCCATCGCAACATATAAATCAATTCGATCCCAAAAAGGTTCAGAAAGAATATTTTGATATTTTCGGATTTCATAATCGGTGCATCGGCAACTTTTTGTTTTACTCATCAAATATCCGCACGGACAAGGATTCATTGCACCGACAAAAAGAAAATCTGCGGGATATTCAATTTTAGAATTTACTCTAGAAATCAAAATAGAGTAATCTTGTAGTGGTTCTCTCATCGCTTCTAAAATCTGTTTTGTAAAATGTGGGAGTTCATCAAAAAATAGAATTCCAGAATTTGCCATTGAGACTTCACCAATTTTTGCTGTTCGAGTTCCACCTCCAAAAATACTGCCTTTACTTGCTGTGTGATGAGGTGATCGGAAAGGTCTTTTTGGCAGAAAATTTGGATTCTCTCCATTTAGTGCCTCAAATTTTGCAATATCGAGAATTTCATCTTTTTGAAGTGGCGGTAAAACATACTGCAATCTTTTTGCAATCATGCTTTTTCCACTACCTGGCGAACCCTCTAAAATCATATTGTGGAGTCCAGAAACCGCAATTGTTGAAGCTCTTTTTGCAACATTTTGACCAAAAACCTGATCAAAATCGAGCGGAAATTCTCGAATAAAGTGAAATGATTTTTCAAAAATTTTCATGCTTTCACTACTTAACTCGTTTCCAATTGTTGGTTTCAGAGTTACTATTCCTTTAAAATGATCAACAGCTTCTGCAATTGTCCCAACTCCGTAAATTTCAATATCTGGTATTTGAGAAACTTTTGAAACTGATGCTTTTGGAATGAGAACTTTTTTGATTTTATTTTCTCGTTTGAGTGAAAGGATTGCGGGAAAAATTGCATTACTATCTTTTACACTTCCATCTAAACCAAGTTCGCCAAAAATGTGCCAATCAGAAAAATCAACCTCATCGTCATCAAACATAGCAATTAGTAGTGCAATTCCCAAATCAAAATGAGAACCACTTTTTTTAATTTCTGAGGGCGATAAATTTATTGTAATTACTTTTGGAGGTAGTCTAAAACCACTTTCTGAAATTGCTGAGCGGACTCTTTCAACAGACTCTTTTACTTCACTTGATGCAAGTCCAACTAAATTTATTCTTGGTAATCCTCGCAGAAAATTTACTTCAATTGAGACCTCATCAGCATTTAAATCGCGAATTGTTGCGGAGAGAGATTTTTTCAAAACACTAACTTTTTTTTGGAATTTTAAGATTCTAACAAAGGAGTATTTTTTGAAGAGTTGTCGGAAAAAAATCCGACAAAATAATTAAACTCTTTTTTTAGAAATAGAGATGACTTTTACAGAACCATAAATTAGAGATGAGACAATTACTGCAAAAACAACAAGTAGTTCTGATGGAAATTGAGTTTGTGAAGTTAATTCGCCAGAACCTTCAGGCAAATTTGTAAGAATTGCATATGAAATAACACCAACAAAAAGAGTCAAGCTAAAAATTTCAAATGGTGAAGTTTCGCCTTTTGGTAAGACATTCCCAACAAGTGATAGACCAAAAAGCATTAAAACCGCAATTCCACCAGTATAAATAAAAATTTGGAGAAAGCCTAAAAGTTGCAACTCCATTGAAATGTAGTAAATTCCAAGAAGAAACATCATTCCCGAAAAAGTCAAAAGAGCAGTAACACTTTTTTCTGTAAGAAGAGAAATAACAGCTAAGATTGGCACAGCAATTAGCAATAGAATTTCTATATTCATAAAAAACCTTTTTTTAATATTTTCCGTAATTTACTATTTTTTTTAATTAAAAAGCGATTCTTTAAAACTTTGTCGGAAAAATCCGACAGAATCTACTTTCTTTGTAGCGACTCTTTTAAAAGTTGTTTGACTTCTGCTAACTCTTTTTCAATTCTTACAAGTTTTTCATGATCTTCATCAATTTTCCTTTTTTCATCACTCTTGCTTTTTTCTCGCAAAGACTCCATTTCTCCAATAATTACGGCAACAAAAAGATTGAAAAAAACAAATGCTGTAATTATGATGAATGAGACAAAATATATCCAGTAAATTGGGCTTATTGCCATAGCTTCATACATGACATCTGTCCAGTCTTCAAAAGTGAGAACTCGGAAAAGTGTTAGCATCGAAACAAAAAGAT
This region includes:
- a CDS encoding Flagellar motor component B MotB (PFAM: OmpA family), yielding MGKKKQECNCPKCLPGWLAAFGDLMSLLLTFFVLLLSMSTMDRNKIAEAIGSLNGAMSVLEGGIQTEVSHLRQQFAVPLENQDETSDAVNRISATVIEANEFIDNGGGPAITVEDAEDGFMISLPSSLLFKNGSAEIVGDDSFLFLKRVSQIITEFPKDVEVSVRGYTDNIPVKASPYSDNWNLSAARAISVVKELVENGVDPAKAHGAGFGEYRPVATNKTPEGREKNRRVEIRFIGKKKESKNSAKKTILDAGYEVKDF
- a CDS encoding Mg chelatase-related protein (PFAM: Magnesium chelatase, subunit ChlI~TIGRFAM: Mg chelatase-related protein): MKKSLSATIRDLNADEVSIEVNFLRGLPRINLVGLASSEVKESVERVRSAISESGFRLPPKVITINLSPSEIKKSGSHFDLGIALLIAMFDDDEVDFSDWHIFGELGLDGSVKDSNAIFPAILSLKRENKIKKVLIPKASVSKVSQIPDIEIYGVGTIAEAVDHFKGIVTLKPTIGNELSSESMKIFEKSFHFIREFPLDFDQVFGQNVAKRASTIAVSGLHNMILEGSPGSGKSMIAKRLQYVLPPLQKDEILDIAKFEALNGENPNFLPKRPFRSPHHTASKGSIFGGGTRTAKIGEVSMANSGILFFDELPHFTKQILEAMREPLQDYSILISRVNSKIEYPADFLFVGAMNPCPCGYLMSKTKSCRCTDYEIRKYQNILSEPFWDRIDLYVAMDEVSPEDKGGITSNEIFGKMLEAFYKQIERGQTKLNGRLDERDLEQFSRISERGLEVLKRGSERFGLSLRGMNKVKKVARTIADLDSAKDIEKSHILEAFSYRRRNSS
- a CDS encoding NADH-ubiquinone/plastoquinone oxidoreductase chain 6 (PFAM: NADH-ubiquinone/plastoquinone oxidoreductase chain 6), producing MNIEILLLIAVPILAVISLLTEKSVTALLTFSGMMFLLGIYYISMELQLLGFLQIFIYTGGIAVLMLFGLSLVGNVLPKGETSPFEIFSLTLFVGVISYAILTNLPEGSGELTSQTQFPSELLVVFAVIVSSLIYGSVKVISISKKRV